The genome window AGAAAGGTGCTGCGTAGAAAGCCAGATGGGGAAGTATTAGTGACAGATGAGTCGGTTATCAGTGAATCAGAATCTCATACAGAAAATGATCTGGATCTCTGGGACTTAAGACAAAAGCTGATGAATCTGCAGCTCCAGGAAGACAGAGAATCTCCAGTTGATATTTCTCAAGAATTTAATCTACCATATGAATACCAAGGAATTTCTCAAGATCAGCTCATTTGCTGTCTACAAAGAGAAGGAATGGGCCCTCCAGCTTATGAACAAGACCTGATTGTTGCCAGCAGACCCAAGTCCTTTATTCTCCCAAGGCTGGACCAGTTAAGCCGAAATCGGGCCAAGGTGGACCGGGTAGCCCGATATTTTGAGTACAAACGGGACTGGGACTCAATGCGGTTACCTGGTGAAGATCATAGGAAGGAATTACGCTGGGGTGTCCGAGAGCAGATGCTTTGTCGAGCAGAACCCCAATCCAAGCCTCAGCGTATATATGTTCCAAACAATTACTTAGTGCCAACTGAGAAGAAAAGATCTGCTCTCTGTTGGGGTATTCGTTGTGACCTTGCAAATGGTGTTATGCCCAGGAaacttcccttccctcctccttaattctttttttacctGTCTCTCCTTTCACAGGATTGTTTGGCATAACCAGGTTCTTTTTATGTCTCCTATTAAATAACAACTGACTTGAAAAGCCCATAGAACATTAGAGTAAGGACTCAACCAACATCGTTGGTCTTTCCTAGCTATATATCACATTGGTATCAGATACCATTTAAGTTCCAAATTACCACTCTCAAATCCAGCAATTGCAAGAGAAATCatgccagagaaagaaaaatagacctactttttctattttttcaaattaataagcACCATTTCTGTTCTATAACCTTTGGCCAATGTAAGTTGCTGTGttttaatgtatgtttttaaagttgCTGGGCATTAAGTTTATCCAttaaagaattttggaaatttgtgAACTTGAACcttgtttttattaaatgttcCCCAAAGTTAGATGACCTCGAATCTGAGCTATGATTCTGTTTCCAGTCATATCCTCCTTCCAGTCATATTCCCGCCACCTAAATAGTGACAgccaaagggaagaaagaaaaactttcccTTTATACACAGTCCTAAAGCACAGTAAAAACAACATAGATATATCCCCCATTACTAAGGGAATATAGTAAATCCAGGTAGCTGTGTAAAATGCTTTCTAATAGATGCCCAAAAACAGTACTATATGGCATACAGGATTGTAAGCCAAGTTTTGTTTCAGAATTATTTCAACAATATTGCTTTCCAATTGTCACTTCTGGAATATCATGCTTTTTATAATTTGCCATTGAGATTTTTTTAGGAATTATGCCTGACACTTGAAGGTTACTCCTATTCTGCAATAGAATTTCAAACTACTAACATCTGGAATCAGATGCAAACATAAATACCAAAATGAATCTGGCCTGTTTGGGTACAGATCAAGATACTAATTCTGTTCACCTACCAGAATTTATCTGTCCTTAATACTACTTTATCCAATGAGGAACATCTAAAATCTGTAAGTTGTCAGTTTTAGCACTGGAGGCCAAAAGAGTGGCAGAAGTATCTTGTTCAAGGAAAAAGAGCTctttaatataaatatgaataaccTTGACTATTACTATctgttaaaatacattttctccaCATTTAAAGTTACATAATTCACACATTCACCCACTTCCATTTGTGAGGCATTTATCAGGAAAACCAGTGACTCAAAGAAATACATAGGATACATTCACTGCAAGTAAATAAAAACTGCAAACTCCACCAGTAGTGGAATAGTGAATGTTTAAAGAAACATTAGGATATTAAATCGATTGGGAATTATGGGAAACTAATGAGGAAAAGTgcaaattaagtgaaacaaaaagGTGGCAAACTATACAATATGACCTcagtcacacacatgcacagggaAAGATCAAAACCCAGCTCTGGGTAGTGAAACTAAAGGTAAATTATTCCTGAACtttttaagagttaaaaattGGATGGTATTTTTTACATGCAAAACAATCCAATGATTTACTTTCTTCATCTGGATCTCAAAATCCAATATTACCAAAATCAAAAGATTTCTCAAGTGATTGTCTACTTCAACCCCTTATTAACTAAAGAACCAGGCCAGGGGGTGAGTCGGCTCAGCACGTTTGTGGCAAAAAAGTACACCATACCCTTCTCAGAGTAAAGCAGTAGTTTCGAAGCAGACATGTAACACCTCGGAGGGGGCTGCCAAATCACCACAAAGAGGGAATTCGTGTGTACGCTAAGCATCAACTATAAATTACAGCAGCTACCGCCAaactttcaatacatttttttgaaCTTAAAAAAGGGTCTTAATCTCGAAAAGATCAGGAACCAGAGAAGTAGCAGAAATACCTTTCCTCGTGTTAAACTTTTTCTTAaaccagagagaaagaggaatagtGTACAAAGGATTAGGAGACACGCACTGTGATCACTAATACTGAAAAGCAATCAGCGTGTAAAGCAatcctcaaaataattttaaaattgcttgCCGCCAGCCTCCCTCCCATCCTACATACTACTGGAATCCCGACTTTTACTACTGTTTAGTCTTAAGAGCAAGCAATTTTAACTGCGGCAACAGTGATTTAACTCCAAAGTCAAAGGGCCCTCTAAGCTCCCGTAAACAGAATCGAATTAAAGAAGCCCCTCCTGCTGCGAGTTTCTGCCAGGAGCTCTAGGAAGTACCAggcacaaaagaaaaacacacgGTCCCTAAGCTAGGTCCCACGTCCGCACACCAGAGCTATCCTGAAGAGATCAAAGTATGGGAAAGagggcaaaaatatatatatatgttcagcTGTATGACCATTTGGTCCGTTCCTCGGGAGAACCCAGGAAGTAGCCCACCCCCAAAAGCCCAAACTTACCTTCCGGCGATCGGCCACGCAGCTTTTCGCGATACAAGAAGTTGTCACTTTGCGTCCTCTACGCGCGCGCCCGAGGCTTCATGGGAAGTGTAGTCCACACTTGTGGGAAATGTAGTTCTGGCTGCTGCTGGTTCGAGCTAGACGCCGAAATCTAAGGTTTTCTGGTGCAGCCACTGTTTTTCCACCCCCGACAGGGCAGAATTTGGGGCCTATGGGAGTAtaagaataaaaggagaaattctAGTGCTGCgctaaaataaaagagataattttTCAAATGTCTGCAATCCTTACACGAAAACTAAGAGATCCTGGCCCGATTTTGTACCTAGTTAAATTAGAAAGTTACCATTGagagattaaaaaacatttaCTATTAGAATACAACTGTAAAGGCTGGAAAGGAATATGATAACTTCGAAACAAACGACTGAGAAGTCCTGAGAGTGATCGAGAGTCCAGGAGTGTTGCTTCAGCACCACGGAGAGATCACGTCTGCAGTTTTGTTTatgggtttttgtatttttgcccCGGGTTCCAGAAATGTTGACTCAAACAGCAAAActcaagttaaaaacaaaaaaaactggcTCTTTTGTACAAATTTAGTAGTCATTAGTATATAAGGGATCTATTCCGGATTATGCAAATACATGCCGGAGGTAGAGGTTGTACCGAAAGGAAGAGTTTTCTGACAGTTGCTTTGACAAGGGACCACATCTCAGAGTAACAACTAAAATAAGCCGGTACGTGAGAACATTACAGGTACCTAAGGCAGGAACGGTAGTTAGAACTTGAACAACTCTGCTTCCTTTTCGCAACTTGCGCATTAGAGTTCATTCGTCATATCAAACTCACCTATCTGTCCccccacttttattttattttattctatttttttcttcttgtctctgCACTTTCCTATGCAATTAGCTAGTCTTTCTTAAGTCTTGTAACGTAGAGGCAGAAATTTCCGGGGAAATACAGGCAGAAGAACCAGAAACGGGTGGGGGATACAGCCTCACCACCCGGAGAATTGTCTGGGTAGTCGTCGGCTCGGGGACGGGACGCAGGACTCTCGAATCACTGCAAAGATTGCTGCCGCTTACAATCCCAAGCTGCTGGTTGGCTCAGCAGAGGCCAGCAGCAGGCCAACGTCGACTACGATCGCGACTCCTCCGGAGTTTCTAACACCTGGCTGGATGCGGGGCTGGCCAAACCGAAACCTCTCAGATCAACAcgccaccctccctcctcccgccaGCCCCTTCCCCGGCTACCTCTCACCTCCCCCATCTCCGTCCGCCCCCTCCGCCCCCTCCGCCCCCTCCGCTTCCTCCGCCCCCTCCGCTTCCTCCGCCCCCTCCGCCCCCTCCGCCCCAGCTCTGCGCCTGCGCGCCGCGGGCGGGCGCGGGAGCTTAAGCCCGCCCCCTGAGAAAGCCCATTGGCCACTGGGATGGGCGGGGCGCTGCCTCGCGCCTGTGCTGGAAGCACGTGCGGGGTCCTGGAGCGGCGGTCGTGGTTATGGCGTCGTTATTTTCGGGAGGCGACTCAGGGGTGGCAGAGAGCGAGCGGCTGAACTGCCACGTAACCGCCACCGAGCCGGGGAGGGGAAAGGGCGGGAACTAAAACAGGGACTCCCAGAGGGAAATgtgctggggagggagaggccCGCTATTGTTTGGAGTGTCAAATGAAGGGGAGAAGTGGAAGGGTTTGGAAAAGGGACACGGAAAAggagacacccccccccccaaagaggCAGGACCTTTGTTTGGAAAGGGCAAAATGAAGACACCTGATGCAGGGAGGGGAAGTATCTGGTAGTCCCAACTAGACCGAGTTTCCTCCTCTACCAGTTTGCCCATTAAGCGTTGGCTAGTTTCCTGTTTATATTTGTCAACGAGTTTTCGTAGCCACCATCTCCTTGCTGGTGCTGTGACATCCCCTTCCCCCACAAGTACTGCCCACATTTAAACTAGAGGCCTAGTAATGAGGAATTTCATGTATAGGGACTACAGAAAGTCTCCAGATTAGGGATAATTCATACAGGAGACCCGTTCTTGAAAGGAAGCCATTAATACCTAACACTGCAAAGGAAACAGTATTCAGGTGGTCTTCCCTGAATCCTTCCAGCCCCTGTTATACAGGAACATTGGGCTGCTTGATAGCTTGCTTCCTAATGGTTGAAATTTGTATCTTTCAACAGTTTACAGACTTCATCCACCCCTGGAAGAATCTTCGGCCTTTTAAGACTACTGCAGTACCAAACATAGGTGAGTGCTGTTAGGGATAAAGCAGATTGGCCTCAATTAATTAAAAAGCATTGCTTTCATCATGTCCCTACCAAATGAAATACCTTGGGCTCCCTTAATTTAACGTTCAAGACCCTCCACTGTCTTCCCAGTCATTTTATCTACTGCTCCGTGTGATGACTTACTGTCTGTTTACATCATAGAGTCGGGAAGAAAAGTTGGGATAGAACACTttacatttctgctcagcatttatctttatatttattgtttctcTTCCATCCTTTTAGATGGTCCTATTAAcactgaagaagaagaagaagaagaaggtgtAGGTAGGAGataaatttatttgtatgtatgtactaGCATTCTGTTTCAGCTTATTCCTTTCACTGTGAGTGAAATCTCAATTGGAAAAGAACCGTCTTCTACTTTCTTTATGAATAGTGAATATCAGAAGAAATACTAAATTAGGAGTGGggtatttttttaagaagaaattgaAATGGAATGTGCAAGGAGTG of Cynocephalus volans isolate mCynVol1 chromosome 4, mCynVol1.pri, whole genome shotgun sequence contains these proteins:
- the HYLS1 gene encoding centriolar and ciliogenesis-associated protein HYLS1 yields the protein MAEKRSYSVREAMEELMGPDGQKWASMDPEEQMLAAATAFTHISARQGEGDVRREAKSIQYDPYSKASVTPGKQRALHAQLQYPRVESDVTSETVSEASQRLGKPVMKRKVLRRKPDGEVLVTDESVISESESHTENDLDLWDLRQKLMNLQLQEDRESPVDISQEFNLPYEYQGISQDQLICCLQREGMGPPAYEQDLIVASRPKSFILPRLDQLSRNRAKVDRVARYFEYKRDWDSMRLPGEDHRKELRWGVREQMLCRAEPQSKPQRIYVPNNYLVPTEKKRSALCWGIRCDLANGVMPRKLPFPPP